Proteins found in one Gardnerella vaginalis ATCC 14018 = JCM 11026 genomic segment:
- a CDS encoding carbohydrate ABC transporter permease, with translation MTGTTSTKRGKRKKAPAADEYIAPSQYSLQEAAKHADVLSWVSIIIFGFGNFVRKQYVKGLVFILCEAGVLAFLATTGAEYLPKFGTLGTKKQGRVKINGFWHYVAGDNSVEILLYGVMSIAAIVVLIYLATLSLRSAYKAQAFVARGEKPITFVKDVESLLDRHAHVGFMTLPTAGIVLFTVLPLVFMISMAFTNYDRDHTLLFHWVGLNNFFKILGNTTGTINAGIFFDVLIWTLVWAFFATFLNFFFGMFMAMIINRRTTRLKSLWRICFSLTIAVPQFVSLLVMHSMLQRDGAINRLLISSGWIHSPLPFFQDATWARVTVILINLWVGIPYTIMQITGILQNVPAELYEAAELDGASWWQRFMNVTMPYIFFVMTPYLITTFTGNVNNFNVIYLLSGGEPTPIGSSAGKTDLLITWLYKLTVDKDNYSMGAVIGIMTFIVLAIVALITYRNSGSYKNEEGFR, from the coding sequence ATGACTGGCACGACATCCACCAAGCGAGGGAAGCGTAAGAAGGCACCTGCTGCCGATGAATACATTGCCCCTTCGCAATACTCATTACAGGAGGCTGCAAAGCACGCAGACGTACTGTCTTGGGTTTCGATAATTATCTTCGGTTTTGGTAACTTCGTTCGCAAACAGTACGTGAAAGGTCTCGTATTCATTCTATGCGAGGCTGGAGTTCTTGCCTTCTTGGCCACAACTGGCGCTGAATATCTACCAAAATTCGGTACTCTTGGTACTAAGAAGCAGGGTAGAGTAAAGATTAACGGCTTCTGGCACTATGTGGCTGGAGATAATTCTGTTGAAATTTTGCTGTATGGCGTTATGAGCATTGCAGCAATTGTTGTTTTAATTTATTTAGCTACTTTGTCTTTGCGTAGCGCATACAAAGCTCAGGCTTTTGTAGCGCGCGGAGAAAAGCCTATTACTTTTGTTAAAGATGTTGAGTCTTTGCTCGACCGCCATGCGCACGTTGGTTTTATGACTCTTCCAACCGCTGGAATTGTTTTGTTCACGGTTTTGCCATTGGTGTTCATGATTTCGATGGCATTCACAAACTATGATCGTGACCACACATTGCTGTTCCATTGGGTTGGTTTAAACAACTTCTTTAAGATTCTTGGAAATACAACTGGAACCATTAATGCTGGAATCTTCTTTGATGTTTTGATTTGGACCCTTGTTTGGGCTTTCTTCGCTACATTCTTGAACTTCTTCTTCGGCATGTTTATGGCAATGATTATTAACAGGCGCACCACTCGTCTTAAGAGCTTGTGGCGTATCTGCTTCTCTTTGACCATTGCTGTCCCACAGTTTGTGTCTTTGCTTGTTATGCACAGCATGTTGCAAAGAGATGGCGCTATTAACCGTCTTCTCATCTCTTCTGGCTGGATTCATTCTCCACTACCGTTCTTCCAGGATGCTACTTGGGCAAGGGTTACGGTTATTCTCATCAACCTTTGGGTTGGTATTCCTTACACCATCATGCAGATCACTGGTATTTTGCAGAACGTTCCAGCTGAACTTTACGAAGCAGCAGAGCTTGACGGTGCAAGCTGGTGGCAGCGTTTCATGAACGTCACTATGCCATACATCTTCTTCGTTATGACTCCATACCTGATCACCACCTTCACTGGAAACGTTAATAACTTCAACGTTATTTACCTGTTGTCTGGCGGCGAACCAACACCAATTGGTTCTTCTGCAGGTAAGACTGATTTGCTCATCACCTGGCTGTACAAGCTTACGGTTGATAAAGATAACTACAGCATGGGCGCGGTAATCGGCATTATGACATTCATTGTGCTTGCGATTGTTGCTTTGATAACATACCGCAACTCTGGCTCCTACAAGAATGAGGAGGGATTCCGGTGA
- the pulA gene encoding type I pullulanase: MTCTSSTQWPVYSGQLGCSLNEKSTTFTVWAPTASCVTLRLFETGNNSEPFKTRNLKPLRDGAWRTSILQRLDGVYYDFLVTFADGKVNRTSDPWGVASGVNGERSMVVSEERVSPADWHKDKSPEFVRHATVVWETHVEDFSSNPNGGFKPEHRGQYLAFTDSHTTLGGDEHFPTGIDYLKKLGVTHVQLMPIYDFATVDEVAISSARKNGESVDSLYNWGYDPHAYNVPEGAYSSNPYDGTARIRECKAMIGALHKNGIRVVMDVVYNHMFEAASNVFESVAPGYFCRRKADGSFANGSGCGNEMASDHPMFRRFMIESILHWARCYHVDGFRFDLMGLTDAETLNMIRAELDKLDGGKDILMYGEPWGADAAAVGDDCPMGDKDGRGFLDSRIGWFSDESRDTLKGNVMDHHDRGYVNGNEFWTADPVRNAFNGWRGMPCAGKSVGQIVQYVSAHDDLTLWDKLCISMRDNASSCDFDASDPNSVADIFSANILSAGLILCSAGMPFMLGGEEFGRTKHGCDNSYNRGALMNQLDWSRTKRFQPLVEWYSALISLRAKNAEFYDAQHTRLTASDDAVLAEQIGSDLIVCVNPMNDASATIDLPAKSANPWRCVLDSTEYFAKWTGHDSGSCVSMLCDDNGSQCAVHVPPRTFVVLSRKCA; the protein is encoded by the coding sequence ATGACGTGCACGTCTTCAACACAATGGCCAGTGTACTCGGGTCAGCTTGGATGCTCGCTTAATGAAAAATCAACAACATTCACAGTTTGGGCACCAACCGCATCATGCGTAACGCTAAGACTTTTTGAAACAGGAAACAACAGCGAGCCGTTCAAAACACGTAATTTAAAGCCATTGCGCGACGGCGCATGGAGAACTTCAATATTGCAAAGGCTAGATGGCGTTTATTACGATTTTCTGGTGACTTTTGCTGATGGAAAAGTGAATCGTACAAGTGACCCTTGGGGTGTTGCTAGTGGCGTAAATGGCGAGCGCAGCATGGTTGTAAGTGAGGAACGCGTTAGCCCAGCTGACTGGCACAAAGATAAATCGCCAGAGTTTGTGCGCCATGCGACGGTTGTTTGGGAAACGCATGTTGAGGACTTTAGCAGCAATCCTAATGGTGGTTTTAAGCCAGAACATAGGGGTCAGTATCTTGCTTTTACAGATTCGCATACGACTTTAGGTGGCGATGAGCACTTCCCTACTGGAATTGACTATCTTAAAAAACTTGGTGTAACTCACGTTCAACTAATGCCAATCTACGATTTTGCTACTGTGGATGAGGTTGCGATTTCGTCTGCTCGCAAAAACGGTGAGAGCGTGGATTCGCTTTACAATTGGGGCTACGATCCACATGCGTACAATGTGCCGGAGGGTGCTTACTCTAGCAATCCATACGACGGTACGGCAAGAATACGCGAGTGCAAGGCGATGATTGGCGCTTTGCATAAAAATGGCATACGCGTAGTTATGGATGTTGTTTATAACCACATGTTTGAGGCTGCGTCGAATGTGTTTGAAAGTGTGGCTCCAGGCTATTTCTGCAGGCGTAAGGCTGATGGGTCTTTTGCTAATGGTTCTGGCTGCGGTAACGAGATGGCTTCCGATCATCCTATGTTTAGGCGTTTTATGATTGAATCTATTTTGCACTGGGCGCGCTGCTACCATGTGGATGGTTTTAGGTTTGACCTTATGGGCTTAACGGATGCGGAAACTTTGAATATGATTCGTGCCGAATTAGATAAGCTTGATGGCGGCAAAGATATTCTTATGTATGGTGAACCGTGGGGTGCGGATGCTGCAGCTGTTGGCGATGATTGCCCTATGGGAGATAAAGATGGGCGCGGCTTCCTTGATTCTAGAATCGGCTGGTTTAGTGATGAGTCTCGCGATACGCTTAAGGGCAATGTTATGGATCATCATGACCGCGGATATGTAAATGGCAATGAGTTTTGGACGGCGGATCCTGTGCGAAACGCGTTTAATGGCTGGCGTGGTATGCCTTGTGCTGGTAAAAGTGTTGGTCAAATTGTGCAGTATGTTTCTGCTCACGACGATTTGACTTTGTGGGATAAGCTGTGTATTTCTATGCGCGATAATGCGTCTAGCTGCGATTTTGACGCAAGTGATCCAAACAGCGTTGCAGACATTTTTAGCGCTAATATTCTCAGTGCTGGATTGATTTTGTGTTCTGCTGGAATGCCATTTATGCTTGGCGGCGAGGAGTTTGGTCGCACTAAGCATGGTTGCGATAATTCTTATAATCGCGGTGCGCTTATGAATCAGCTGGATTGGTCTAGAACTAAGCGATTCCAACCTCTTGTAGAGTGGTATAGTGCGCTTATATCGCTTCGTGCTAAGAATGCGGAGTTTTATGATGCTCAGCACACAAGGCTTACTGCGTCTGATGATGCTGTTCTTGCGGAGCAGATTGGAAGCGATTTGATTGTGTGCGTGAATCCTATGAATGATGCGTCTGCAACAATTGATTTGCCTGCTAAATCTGCGAACCCGTGGCGCTGCGTGTTGGATTCCACTGAGTATTTTGCTAAGTGGACGGGGCACGACTCTGGCAGCTGCGTTTCTATGCTGTGCGATGATAATGGCTCTCAGTGTGCGGTTCATGTGCCGCCGCGTACATTCGTTGTGTTGAGTCGCAAGTGCGCTTGA
- a CDS encoding coiled-coil domain-containing protein, translated as MNAKIAAAISLGASSLALIGSISIANAANAADATTTDTSHNPTAHVKTISDTGFNAVSNVVSYGPEDFKPQTVNSPVTGDADAGKQEKENPGTVQGSGTSKNNTPANAEILQKVEESKNLQKEAQNKHNEANKAVEEAKQEAEDTARKINEAVEKKNNAENSIAETNKKIETETQNIANAEQRIEEKSKAVKEAEKDKKVTDEAKQNADQVNKIRSEEKAAKDELAEDAKDDNEETAEDLANEEEAKSKLEAELAEAKQKSESTKVEAEKLEKEAQQKEAAAEGVDNKIENITKQIKTAEENLKTLDADNDQNKINQLKEKVASTKKQAEEAEKTAAQKQLAYTKQKEKVAEYERELQKLESDRSKLGDPSHIEKLTNAQTKKTEAQDIEEQLKNEASTAKENSEKLSTEAKKAEEELAKADKSSQIRDLLDTISELTSEINSLTRISDNAKDARKAANEKKSESNSLAKKVSDKESELAELENTIKELKESKQDAEKDLNVASRDAEKAKEEAEKAAQSLLARTEEAQKAEKKVQDEKANFENAKIDKETAEKNLNQLKEDLKRIDKEISEAKTNVEATKQLAETAKQKLNDAKTNVEATKAKILELKASIEETKRTLISKYAASKTNIETAFDLMIKEVANRAKELDNSTNTLNAVENSLTAAKQKAEESLNPQVQKPAPSTPAPAPAPSTPQNAPQNNAAPSAPQASAPSVSQSAPQAAPKHSAVPANQTESTHTAKAAEELVENATAKSPATAEIPARTPRAAASAAPTASSANTTKSEESKNTSNDSAKDENQKESEESKNEDSKSEDNSSDKSAQASGANNGEHAADNSTTLIAAIAGSITAGIAAIGAGWHFMRIRRK; from the coding sequence ATGAACGCTAAGATTGCAGCCGCTATCTCTTTGGGCGCAAGCTCTTTGGCTCTTATTGGAAGCATAAGCATTGCAAACGCTGCCAACGCAGCCGACGCGACTACAACAGATACGTCTCACAATCCAACAGCACATGTTAAGACAATATCCGACACTGGTTTTAATGCTGTTAGCAATGTTGTTTCTTATGGTCCAGAAGATTTTAAACCACAAACCGTTAACTCGCCTGTTACTGGCGACGCTGATGCTGGCAAGCAAGAGAAAGAAAATCCTGGAACGGTTCAAGGTTCAGGCACATCTAAGAATAACACTCCAGCAAATGCAGAAATACTCCAAAAAGTCGAAGAATCAAAGAATCTACAAAAAGAAGCTCAGAATAAGCATAATGAAGCAAATAAAGCTGTAGAAGAAGCAAAACAAGAAGCTGAAGATACTGCAAGAAAAATTAATGAAGCTGTAGAAAAGAAAAATAATGCAGAAAATAGCATTGCTGAGACCAATAAGAAAATAGAAACAGAGACTCAGAATATAGCAAATGCCGAGCAGCGCATTGAAGAGAAGAGTAAAGCCGTAAAAGAGGCAGAAAAAGACAAGAAAGTGACTGACGAGGCTAAGCAAAATGCTGATCAAGTAAACAAAATTAGGTCTGAAGAAAAAGCTGCAAAAGATGAACTTGCTGAGGACGCAAAAGATGACAACGAAGAAACTGCAGAAGATTTAGCAAATGAAGAAGAGGCTAAATCTAAGCTTGAAGCAGAGTTAGCTGAAGCTAAGCAAAAGTCTGAATCCACTAAGGTAGAAGCTGAAAAGCTTGAAAAGGAAGCACAGCAAAAGGAAGCAGCTGCTGAAGGCGTCGATAATAAGATTGAGAACATTACTAAGCAAATTAAAACTGCAGAAGAAAATCTAAAAACTCTTGATGCTGACAATGATCAAAACAAAATTAATCAGTTAAAAGAAAAAGTTGCTTCGACTAAAAAACAAGCTGAAGAAGCAGAAAAAACTGCTGCCCAAAAACAACTTGCATATACGAAACAAAAAGAAAAAGTTGCCGAATATGAGAGAGAATTACAAAAATTAGAATCCGATAGATCAAAACTTGGTGATCCTTCACACATAGAAAAATTAACTAACGCGCAAACTAAAAAGACAGAGGCGCAAGATATTGAAGAGCAATTAAAAAACGAAGCTAGTACCGCAAAAGAAAATAGCGAAAAACTAAGTACTGAAGCAAAAAAAGCAGAAGAAGAACTTGCCAAAGCAGATAAAAGTAGTCAAATAAGAGATCTATTAGATACAATTTCTGAATTGACTTCTGAGATAAATTCTTTAACAAGAATTTCTGATAATGCAAAAGATGCTCGAAAAGCTGCCAATGAGAAGAAGTCTGAATCTAATTCTTTAGCTAAAAAAGTTTCAGATAAAGAATCCGAACTAGCTGAGCTTGAGAATACTATAAAAGAGCTAAAAGAATCTAAACAAGATGCTGAAAAAGATCTAAATGTCGCTAGCAGAGATGCAGAAAAAGCTAAAGAAGAGGCAGAAAAAGCTGCTCAAAGCTTACTGGCAAGAACAGAAGAAGCACAAAAAGCAGAGAAAAAAGTTCAAGATGAAAAAGCTAATTTTGAAAACGCTAAAATAGATAAGGAGACCGCCGAAAAGAATCTTAATCAACTGAAAGAAGACTTGAAGCGAATCGATAAAGAAATATCCGAAGCTAAAACTAATGTCGAGGCGACTAAACAACTTGCTGAAACAGCAAAGCAAAAACTAAATGATGCTAAAACTAATGTTGAAGCAACTAAAGCAAAAATCTTAGAGCTAAAAGCTTCAATTGAAGAGACCAAGCGTACACTTATTTCAAAGTATGCTGCAAGCAAAACTAATATCGAAACAGCTTTTGATTTAATGATAAAAGAGGTTGCTAATCGAGCCAAAGAACTTGATAATTCAACAAACACGTTAAATGCTGTGGAAAATAGTCTCACTGCAGCAAAGCAAAAGGCTGAGGAATCTTTGAATCCACAGGTTCAGAAGCCAGCTCCTTCTACACCAGCTCCTGCTCCAGCTCCAAGCACTCCACAGAATGCGCCACAGAACAATGCTGCACCAAGTGCGCCACAGGCTTCGGCTCCTTCTGTATCACAGTCTGCACCACAGGCTGCACCTAAGCACAGTGCTGTTCCAGCGAACCAAACGGAGTCCACGCATACCGCAAAAGCTGCAGAAGAACTCGTAGAAAATGCTACTGCTAAGTCGCCAGCAACCGCAGAGATTCCTGCACGCACGCCTCGTGCTGCAGCATCTGCTGCTCCTACAGCAAGCTCCGCAAACACAACAAAGAGCGAAGAGTCCAAGAACACATCTAACGATTCTGCAAAAGATGAAAATCAGAAGGAATCCGAAGAGTCCAAGAACGAAGACTCAAAGAGCGAAGACAATAGCAGCGATAAGAGCGCTCAGGCATCTGGCGCAAACAACGGTGAGCACGCCGCTGACAACAGCACAACGCTAATTGCAGCAATCGCAGGAAGCATAACTGCTGGAATCGCAGCAATCGGCGCAGGATGGCACTTTATGCGAATCCGTCGCAAGTAA
- the malQ gene encoding 4-alpha-glucanotransferase — MSTTDNAKTKAATPVPVEESTERLNRPLIQLAKACGVATFYIDQLGDYTEITDEALVGVLDALGWQADTEENIANSLKRVQEKRDSELLPPTVVCFNGTKTIVPVHTGGSAIDPSKIHVTLTLEDGTEYEDTPDKPLNNFKTSKEGDLLLELPEDLPMGYHTLKATVDDECALHAQVTLISAPARIPLPQSVQERHRWGYMTQLYSVRSKESWGVGDYGDLRRLLKDAGSIGKADFMLINPIHACAPVAPLEPSPYLPESRRFLNVTYIRPQDIPEYTQLSDSQREQVEALHESVEAQNNDPNPMDINAAWSAKLPALKIIFEQPRSAEREQDFADFKARSGEDLDAFATWCVAFEVWGAPWGDNLWFDTTGKGTPQIDALKCEHADLLEFHRWLQWIADEQVAAAHAEAKAAGMAIGLMQDMAVGVHGYGADVWWSPERFANGVSVGAPPDFYNQQGQDWGQPPFDPNYLDETGYIAYRDMVHNVFLHAGAVRIDHVLGLFRLWWIPQGQGAKNGAYVYYNVDAMLAVLSIEATRAGGLVIGEDLGTVPAYVSKVLASHGILGTVVEWFTHDDDAEKAAKKAGKKQTIFANPSTYREYALASVTTHDMPPTAGYLAFEHVKLREELHLLTDSVESFQKAASAERDAMMKMLLEGGWISKDAAEHVEDHVQEIVEAMHAVMRTSPSLLLQVALVDAVGEKRSQNQPGTSTEYPNWRIPLADKDGNVVHTD; from the coding sequence ATGAGCACAACAGACAACGCCAAAACAAAGGCTGCCACGCCTGTGCCCGTAGAAGAAAGCACAGAACGACTCAATCGTCCACTAATTCAGTTAGCAAAAGCCTGCGGAGTTGCAACTTTCTACATCGACCAACTAGGCGACTATACGGAAATTACCGATGAAGCTCTTGTTGGCGTGCTAGATGCACTAGGTTGGCAAGCAGATACAGAGGAAAATATTGCAAACTCACTAAAACGAGTGCAAGAAAAGCGAGATAGCGAACTTCTGCCACCAACAGTTGTATGCTTTAATGGCACAAAAACAATAGTGCCTGTGCACACTGGCGGTAGTGCAATCGACCCAAGCAAAATCCACGTAACACTGACTTTAGAAGACGGAACAGAATACGAGGATACGCCTGATAAGCCGCTTAATAACTTTAAGACAAGCAAAGAGGGCGACTTATTGCTGGAACTTCCAGAAGATTTGCCAATGGGTTACCACACTCTGAAAGCAACTGTAGATGACGAATGCGCCTTGCATGCTCAGGTTACACTGATTTCTGCTCCAGCAAGAATCCCTCTTCCGCAAAGCGTTCAGGAACGCCATCGCTGGGGTTACATGACTCAGCTCTACTCCGTGCGATCAAAGGAATCTTGGGGAGTTGGCGATTATGGAGACTTGCGTAGGCTGCTTAAAGACGCGGGTAGCATTGGCAAAGCCGACTTCATGCTTATAAACCCAATTCACGCCTGCGCACCAGTGGCGCCTTTAGAGCCTTCGCCTTATTTGCCTGAGTCGCGCAGATTCTTAAACGTAACTTATATTCGCCCACAGGATATTCCAGAATACACGCAATTAAGCGATAGCCAGAGAGAACAAGTGGAAGCTCTGCACGAGTCGGTTGAAGCGCAAAACAACGATCCAAATCCTATGGATATTAACGCTGCTTGGAGCGCAAAGCTACCAGCACTAAAGATAATTTTTGAGCAGCCTAGAAGCGCAGAGCGTGAGCAGGATTTCGCAGACTTTAAGGCGCGTTCTGGAGAAGACTTAGACGCTTTTGCGACTTGGTGCGTAGCCTTCGAGGTTTGGGGCGCTCCTTGGGGAGATAACCTTTGGTTTGATACCACTGGCAAGGGCACTCCTCAGATTGACGCGCTTAAGTGCGAGCACGCTGATTTGTTGGAGTTCCACCGCTGGCTGCAGTGGATTGCAGACGAGCAGGTTGCAGCTGCCCACGCCGAAGCTAAAGCCGCTGGAATGGCAATAGGTCTTATGCAAGACATGGCTGTTGGCGTTCACGGCTATGGCGCAGATGTGTGGTGGAGCCCAGAGCGATTTGCTAACGGCGTTAGCGTTGGTGCACCTCCAGACTTCTACAACCAGCAAGGTCAGGATTGGGGTCAGCCTCCATTTGACCCTAATTATCTAGACGAAACTGGTTACATTGCATACCGAGACATGGTTCACAACGTGTTCTTGCATGCTGGCGCGGTTCGCATTGACCACGTGCTCGGGCTTTTCCGCTTATGGTGGATTCCGCAAGGTCAAGGAGCTAAAAACGGTGCTTACGTGTACTACAACGTGGACGCTATGCTTGCTGTGCTTAGCATTGAGGCGACTCGCGCAGGCGGATTGGTGATTGGCGAAGATTTGGGCACTGTTCCAGCATATGTTTCTAAGGTTCTTGCCTCGCACGGAATTCTTGGAACTGTTGTTGAATGGTTCACTCACGACGACGATGCAGAAAAAGCCGCTAAGAAGGCTGGTAAAAAGCAGACTATATTTGCAAACCCTTCCACATACCGCGAATACGCTTTGGCATCTGTTACAACTCACGACATGCCACCTACAGCTGGATACCTTGCTTTCGAGCATGTTAAGCTTCGCGAGGAGCTTCATTTGCTTACCGATTCTGTAGAAAGCTTCCAGAAGGCTGCGAGCGCAGAACGAGACGCCATGATGAAGATGCTTTTGGAAGGCGGATGGATTAGCAAGGATGCTGCCGAACATGTAGAAGACCATGTGCAAGAGATTGTGGAGGCTATGCATGCGGTTATGCGCACTTCCCCATCTTTGCTTTTGCAAGTGGCGCTTGTTGACGCAGTTGGAGAAAAGCGTTCGCAGAATCAGCCTGGAACCAGTACAGAATATCCAAATTGGCGTATTCCTCTTGCTGATAAAGATGGCAATGTTGTTCATACCGACTAA
- a CDS encoding sugar ABC transporter permease: MSNKKDLMQGEQTVHSVRSVPFWRDQRIRRIFGDIVAHLFLIVMAVIWLAPIVWVFLESFNQNTAPYQTTFFPTKYTFNNYIQLFTEREVLDFPRMFLNTLIVSIFVCIISLFFVLVVAFCMSRLRFRGRKTFMNIALILGMFPGIMAVIAIYFILKAFGLTNGSVVLISLIIVYSAGSGMGFYVMKGYMDTIPKSLDEAAYLDGCTTWQVFWKIILPICKPMIVFQAIVSFLGPWLDFVLVKTIARTQDNYTVALGLYQMLQREYINHWFARFSAGAVCVSIPIAILFIVMQRFYEESMSGSVKG, encoded by the coding sequence GTGAGTAATAAGAAGGATCTTATGCAAGGCGAACAGACTGTGCATAGTGTACGTAGTGTCCCGTTCTGGCGCGATCAGCGTATACGCCGCATATTCGGAGACATTGTAGCTCATCTGTTCCTGATTGTTATGGCTGTGATTTGGCTTGCGCCAATCGTTTGGGTGTTCTTGGAAAGCTTTAACCAGAACACTGCACCATATCAGACAACGTTCTTCCCAACTAAGTACACGTTTAATAATTACATTCAGCTGTTTACTGAGCGAGAAGTTCTTGACTTCCCACGAATGTTCTTAAACACCTTGATTGTGTCTATTTTCGTGTGCATTATCTCTCTGTTCTTCGTGCTTGTAGTAGCGTTCTGCATGTCTCGTTTGCGTTTCCGCGGTCGTAAGACATTTATGAACATTGCTTTGATTCTTGGTATGTTCCCAGGCATCATGGCAGTTATCGCTATCTACTTCATTTTGAAGGCTTTTGGCTTGACGAATGGTTCTGTTGTTCTTATTTCCCTTATAATCGTTTACTCTGCTGGTAGCGGCATGGGCTTCTACGTTATGAAGGGCTATATGGACACGATTCCAAAGTCTTTGGATGAAGCCGCTTATTTGGATGGATGCACAACTTGGCAAGTATTCTGGAAGATTATTCTTCCAATCTGCAAGCCTATGATTGTGTTCCAAGCTATTGTTAGCTTCTTGGGTCCATGGCTTGACTTCGTTTTGGTTAAGACTATTGCCCGTACTCAAGATAATTACACTGTGGCTTTGGGCTTGTACCAGATGTTGCAGAGAGAATACATCAATCACTGGTTCGCACGATTCTCTGCTGGAGCTGTGTGCGTTTCCATTCCGATTGCAATCCTGTTTATTGTCATGCAGCGATTCTATGAAGAGTCGATGTCTGGCTCTGTTAAGGGATAG